The sequence cgtgcgtcccagacactatctgaaatggtaaatcagggtcgtgcgcatggcgcaattcgtgacaaaaaaaatctaaatattccattaccgtacttcgaagcatgtcaaccgctgttaaaaatccatttttatgccatttttctcgtaaaaaagcgataatattctgcccgggaatctccttttagctaaacagaggaaagtaaacaaaactttcggtcgacgcgggcacgagcctgagtctcacagtactgtaaccagccactacccaaacgcgctactttttttcagccagagcctgcaaagccacgattcagctttttaccggcttctgagaccctatggcagccgtaggaagtgtcacgggacagctaagatcctcactcttcaataaacagagacaagaagaacgacaccttgtcagacaggccacttcctgcctgaaaccttgtcaggtttttgcctgccaaatgagttctgttatactcacagacaccattcaaacagttttagaaactttagggtgttttctatccatatgtaataagtatatgcatattctagttactgggtaggagtggtaaccagattaaatcgggtacgttttttgtccagccgtgaaaatactgccccctagccataacaggttaagtgttcccttcattttttttgagcagtatatatatatatgtatgtatgtatgtatgtatatatgtgtatatgtaaaactaggcaagtcagttaagaacaaattcttattttcaaagacggcctaggaacagtgggttaactgctttgttcaggggcagaacgacagatttttaccttgtcagctcggtgactcgatcttgcaacctttcggtccaacgctctaaccactacaatatgtgtatgtgtgtatgtgtgtgtatgtatgtatgtgtatatatgtatatatatacatatatacgcaCACGTGCGCAGCCccagtcaagagtttggacacacctactcattcaagggtttttctttatttttactattttctacattgtagcataatattgaagacatcaacaattatgaaatgacacatggaataatgtactaaccaaaaaggtgttgaaACAAATGAAGAGATTTTAtgtttgagtttcttcaaagtagccttgatgacagctttgcacactcttggcattctctcaaccagcttcatgaggtagtcacctggaatgcatttcaattaacaggtgtgccttgttaatttggaatttctttccttaatgtgtttgagccaatcagttgtgttgtgacaaggtaggggtggtatacagaagacagccctgtttggtagaagaccaagtccatactatgacaagaaccgctcaaataagcaaagagaaacaacagttcatccttactttaagacatgaaggtcagtcaatgcggagcatttcaagaactttgaacgtttcaagtgcagtcgtaaaaaccatcgagcgctatgatgaaactggctttcatgaggaccgccacaggaaaggaatacccagagttacctctgctgcagaggatacgttcattagttaccagcctcagaaattgcagctcaaataaatatcagacacatctcaacatcaactgttcagaggagactgtgtgaatcaggccttcatagtcaaattgctgcaaagaaactactactaaaggagaccaataaaaataatacttgcttgggccaagaaacacgcgcaatggacattataccggtggaaatttgtcctttggtctgagtccaaattggagtttttttgtttttgttagttCTAATCGCTGTGTCTTTTGTGAGTCGCAgaataggtgaatggatgatctatgCATGTGTGGTTcgtactgtgaagcatggaggaggaggtgtgatagtgtgggggtgctttgctggtgacactgtcagtgatttagaattcaaggcacacttaaccagcatggataccacagcattctgcagcaatacgccatcccatctggtttgcgcttagtgggactatcattttttccccccaataggacaatgacccaacactcctccaggctgtgtaagggctattttaccaagaaggagagtggagtgctgcatcagatgacctggctgccacaatcacctgacctcaacccatttgagatggtttgggatgagttggaccgcaaagtgaaagaaaagcagccaacaagtgctcagcttaTGTGTGAACTCCATCAAAATGGTTGGAAACACATTCGTCATGAagatggctgagagaatgccaagagtgtgcaaagggtggctgctttgaggaattttaaatctattttgatttctaACTCTTTCTTGgttacatgtttccatatgtgttatttcatagttctgatgtcttcaagggaagacccttgaatgagtaggtgtccatagTTCTGaattgtactgtatatatcaaattgtattggtcacatacatggttagcagatgttaatgcgagtgtagcaaaatgcttgtgcttctagttccgacagtgcagtaatgtctaacaattccccaacaactccGTAatgcacacacatctaagtaaaggaatggaataagaatatatggatgagcaatgaccgagcggcataggcaagacgcAATAGATGGtgtaaaatacagttgaagtcggaagtttacatacacttaggttggaatcattaaaactcgtttttcaaccactccacaaatttcttgttaacaaactatagttttggcaagtaggttaggacatctactttgcaagacaagtaatttttccaacaattgtttagacagattatttcacttattcactgtatcccaattccagtgggtcagaagtttatttacactaagttgactgtgcctttcaacagcttggaaaattccagaaaatgtcatggctttagaagcttctgataggctaattgacatcatttgagtcaattggaggtgtacctgtggatgtatttcaaggcctaccttcaaactcagtgcctctttgcttgacatcatgggaaaatcaaaagaaatcagccaagacctcgggaaaagaaaatgtagacctccacaagtctggttaatccttgggagcaatttccaaatgcctgaaggtaccacgttcatctgtacaaaaaatagtgcgcgagtataaacaccatgggaccgcgcagccgttataccgctcaggaaggagacgcattctgcctcctagagatgaacgtactttggtgcgttcaaatcaatcccagaacagcaaaggaccttgtgaagatgctggaagaaacgagtacaaaagtatctatatccacagtaaaacgagtcctatatcgacataacctgaaaggcggctcagcaaggaagaagccactgctccaaaactgccataaagccagactacggtttgaaactgcacatggggacaaagatcgtactttttggagaaatgtcttctggtctgatgatgcaaaaatagaactgtttggccataatcaccatcgttatgtttggaggagaaggggtcaggcttgcaagtcgaagaacaccaaccaaaatgaccccaagcatacttccaaagttgtagtaaaatggcttaagaacaacaaagttaacgtattggagtggccaaccacaaagccctgacctcaatcttatagaacattggtgggcagaactgaaaaagcgtgtacgagcaaggaggccttacaAACTTGActcacttacaccagctctgtcaggaagaataggcaaaaattcacccaacttattgtgggaagcttctggaagctcctgaaacgtttgacccaagtttaacaatttttttaaatctgtaagaaataaaagctgaataaatcactctattattctgacatttcacattcttaaaataaagtggtgatcctaactgacctaagacagggaattgatTGAACTGATTAAATGtttggaattgtgaaaaactgagtttaaatgtatatgtgaacttctaacttcaactgtacatatgagatgagtcatGCAAGATATATAAACATTTATTACAGTTTTTATTAGTGACTAgttatccatttattaaagtggccaatgatttcaagtctgtaggtaggcagcagcctctctgttagCGAGGGCTTTTTACAGTGATGGCATTGAGGTAAAAAcagtttttcagtctttcggtccctGTTTTCATGCACCTGTAatgacctcgtcttctggatggcagcggggtgaacaggcagtggctcgggtggctgttgtccttgatctttttggctttcctgtgacatcgggtgctataggtgtctagtttgcccccggtgatgagttgtgcagactgcaccgccctctggagagccttgcgattgagggcggtgcagttgctgtaccaggcagcgatacagaccgacaggatgctctcgattgtgcatctgtaaatgtttgtcagggttttaggtgacaagccaaattttcttcagcctcctgaggttgaagagacactgttgcgccttcaccacactgtctgtgtgggtggaccagttTGTCTGTGacgtgtatgccgaggaacttaactttccaccttctccactgctgtcccttcgatgtggataagggggttctccctctgctgtttcctgaagtccacgatcatctccttttgttctgttgacgttgagtgagtggttgttttcctgacaccacactccgagtgccctcacctcctccctgtaggctgtctcgtcgttgtttgtAATCAAGCCCTctactgttgtcgtctgcaaacttgatgatttagttggaggcgtgcatggccacgcggtcatgggtgaacagggagtacaggagcgggctgagcacgcacccttgtggggtcccagtgttgagggtcagcgaagtggagatgttgtttcctaccttcaccacctgggggcggcccgtcaaagtccaggacccagttgcacagggcgagcttgagacccagggcctccagcttaatgatgatcttggagggtactatggtcttgaatgctgagctgtagtcaatgaatagcattctcatataggtattcctcttgtccagatgggattgtgcagtgtgatggcaattgcatcatctttggacctgttggggcggtatgcaaactgaagtgggtctagggtggcaggtaaggtggtgatatgatccttgactagtctctcaaagcagttcatgatgacagaagtgagagctacggggcgatagtcatttagttatctttgccttcttgggtacaggaacgatGTTGGCCATCTTGAagaaagtggggacagcagactgggatagggagcaattgaatatgtctgtaaacacaccagccaacttgtctgtgcatgctctgaggatgtggctagggatgccagcagccttgcgagggttaacacatttaaatgtcttactcatgttggCCACAGAGAAGGGTGGGGGgacagtccttgttagcgggctgtgacggtggcactgtattatcctcaaagcgggcaaaggtgtttagtttgtctggaagtgaGACGTcggtgtctgagccgttgaattgcgactccactttgtctctgtacttatatttcgcttgtttgattgccttgcggagggaataactacactgtttatattcagccatattcccagtcctctttccgtggttaaatgcagtggttcgtgctttgttttgcacgaatgccgccatccatccacggtttctgtttAGGGTAAAGATGTTTACATGCCACATTATCCCGTCTAAAATCAGCATATCCCAGGCATCTTATCTGGGTTTCTCATAACCAGGATACACGCTTTTTTGGGTAATTGTAAAACGGATATGTTTATATGCGTCAACTAAACAGAATACTTGAGTATTCCAAATAATAATGGGATATCAGCATGCATGTGAACGTTGCCCTACTCCTGTGAGCACTGAGGTTATATGGGAGAGTGTATCACTGCCATGTCAACTCGTCTGGTCTCATGGGAATATGATGGAGCAGGTATGGTTACACATAGGAGTAAAAGAGCAGCCATTAGGCGACTGGTGTAATTTACCTCAGTCAGGCTATAATATAGCAGGGGCAGTGGACAACTCTCACTCTTGCTTCCTCTTGTCTTCACAGGCTGACCAACTGACTGAGGAGCAGATTGCTGGTGAGTACTATCCCTGAACAGTGAGGTTCTTTCTGTCCAATTTCAAAGCTCTTCAATCCAATCCCAGTTAGTAGACGTGACTGAGTTCACGTCGGTTGGCAGATAATGTGGGTCCTTAGACTCTTGGCTCCTCAAGGTAGTGCTAGTGACAATGTTGGCTGCTCTGCCTGTTTAGTTTGTAGAAACCATTCTTAGtatttgtttttttcttcatctGCACAGATCTGAACAATTGGGTGAAATCAATATGTAGAACATATTCTGTGAATTTGCCCTTACCTGTCCAGTTCTCTCACATCAGTGCAGACGAAGGATAGGAAGACTATTTAGACTGTTGACGTAGCCAATATAGTCATTTCCACCAATCCCACACTGTGCCCGTAATCAGAGTTCAAGGAGGCGTTTTCACTGTTCGACAAGGACGGCGACGGCACCATCACCACCAAGGAGCTGGGCACTGTCATGCGCTCTCTGGGACAGAACCCTACTGAGGCAGAACTACAGGACATGATCAATGAGGTAGACGCTGATGGTAAGATTAAAGCGATGTGTACAatgacactcactcactcactcaatcaaaCTTGCTGACACACGCACACGTATGGTCAGAACCCAACCAGGCTGACCCTTGTACATTATTCACATGGTGGATGAATGggaacgcacacacaaacactgcataattactggcctaacgctcttaACCACACCTGCCGCCCTCCCTGGATGGCACCATGGCTCTGGTTTCATGGTCGGATCACATTTCAAATATCCAATGTTCCCACACACAACAGAGGCTCACCCGCAGAGTTGGAGGACTCTAGATGGATAAAACATGTTTTTGGCATGGGCATGCAGCTCGTCAGCTTGTAGTCTTAAAACCGGAAATTATTTACCTTTTTGGCTctttcagccattcctatgggggaaaggaatggggttttgggataaaagctgataaggtctgaggttaacactgGCTTAGGTCTTCCACGTTGTGTTCTATAAAATATCAGTCCGTTAACATTACGTTTATAAATTATGAAGCCTGTATGTGCTTGTATTGAGTACATAAGTGCTTCATAATTTACAAAGTGACGTTGTCTGATGAacattatctcatagaacaaagcGTGTAAGATCTCCTAAGCTTGTGTTTATCCAAAAACCCTCAAAACCCCACTTGTTGTTTTTGGCCAATAAGCCATGGTAGAGTtggtgcctacaaaaagacgccattactattGCTCTATATTACCAtttagggcttccaccattttgaaAGTAGTAAACTGGGTGGggcttcctatgggttaaggaaggatcagccaatgaattatacttgtGAGGTGGCAGTATATCTGTCCAAACAACACACTAGGTGGTGGcttgcaccctttcagtttgtttgccaACTCATAGAAGAAAATTAACTACTTAAAAATGGAGATGGCAAGGGCAGCACCATTGAGTCAATCAGATACAAAGAGCATATCGCTCTCTTTGAGCTCATTCCAAAATGTCCCAACAAGATCTCAGCACTGCTCATGCTGAAATAAAATAAGTCTTTGTGTGTGCTAACAAATGTAAAATCAAGACTGTCTTGTTTGTCCTCAGGTAACGGGACGATCGATTTCCCAGAGTTCCTGACAATGATGGCAAGGAAGATGAAGGACACAGACAGCGAGGAGGAGATCAGAGAAGCCTTCAGAGTCTTTGATAAGGTACTCGCGCGCCACACCATCTCCTTTGATTATTGTACTCAGTCAATTGGAAATGTGCTTAGTGTTTTGGAACATGAGCcattttgatgatctgttttaGATTTTTGTGCGTGGAGTTGTGAATATTGGACCAAAGTGATTgtagggggaagaaagagagagactaacACTTCATGTTCTAGGAATGTGATGTTGAACGTGTGATGGACAATGGCGCCACTGCTCGTGTGCATGCCTCTGCAATCCTGATGTTGTGTTAGTCATCATGGTTGTCTCCTTAACTGTGTTGCTGAGAGGAGGGCTTTGTTTGTGGACAGGGAGCGGAGTATAACATTACCCGCAGGCAGGTTATTGCAGTGCAGAAATCTGAGTCACAAGCTAATAGGGAGAGCTCATTGGCTGGGTTTATATTGCTTTGTGCAGCCTGGAACAATGCAACCCCTTTAAATAGAGCCACGTGATTTTGGGAGTGTGTATTGCGGTTGTTTTGTTTGCAGCCTATTTGACGGATCGATGTGAGTGGTGTGATTGTGATCGTTTCCGTGGGACATTTGTGCCACTGTCCTGAAGAACCTTGGTTACTGCTACGGTGCCAGTCTGCTAGGACGCCAGTCTGTCAGCATTCCCCTGCTCTGTTTATCATCTCTCCCTTTGCGGCTCTTGAGACTTGGCAGGGCTAGAGCCAAAGATAACGCCAGGCTGAGGCTGGGGTGAGCAGACGGACCAGAGCCATACATATCTCTGGCTGTCACACAGATGGGGCAGCCAGGGACCATTTTAATTTACCAGCAGACCAGATAAGCCAGGGCTGTGTTCAGGAGAGGGAGATGTCACCGATTGTTCAGATAGGAAACTCTTGTTTAGTCCTAATCTCATTCTGACAGGTCAAAGTACTGTATGTAGAGCC comes from Salmo salar chromosome ssa20, Ssal_v3.1, whole genome shotgun sequence and encodes:
- the calm3a gene encoding calmodulin 3a (phosphorylase kinase, delta), encoding MADQLTEEQIAEFKEAFSLFDKDGDGTITTKELGTVMRSLGQNPTEAELQDMINEVDADGNGTIDFPEFLTMMARKMKDTDSEEEIREAFRVFDKDGNGYISAAELRHVMTNLGEKLTDEEVDEMIREADIDGDGQVNYEEFVQMMTAK